In Magnolia sinica isolate HGM2019 chromosome 16, MsV1, whole genome shotgun sequence, the genomic window tggatggttgggattgtccAATCGAACTGATTTTGTTAGATATGGCTCACCCCACGAATGGTCAGATGTGTGATTGATGTCACCTCGTCAGGTTTCACTACATGGCCATATCAGATGATAGACAGAGAATCATGCCAATGCCAGATGATCGTGATCCCCCACGTGGCCAGCCGTTAGCATTCAAAGAAGCCGTTCGTTTGATAAATCCAATCAATCCAGACCTTCAAGGAGAGGTAAAAGCAAATTCTAGTTTTATATGAGGCAGGtaactcaatccaaaccgtccaattcaTCGGCTTCACTTGGTATTGGTTATAACCCAAATTTCACATGGGATGGGCCATGTTGGCTTTCGATTGCTGAATTTGAACAATTGATCATATTTACACGATGCTATCATGCGCAGGTGGATGACAAGTATCAGTACTCGTGTGAGAACAAGGACATCAAGGTCCACGGTTGGATATGCTCCGATCCTCCTGTGGGATTCTGGAACATCACCCCAAGTGATGAGTTCAGAACTGGTGGGCCTCTAAAGCAGAACCTGACctcccatgtgggccccaccaccctaTCCGTAAGCCCCACATCTTTCTTCAATGCAGGCATGCCATTCCATTTAGTAAGTTTGTAATGGATACTCTAAACGGTTGAATCCTTGATCGTGATGGTGattggttgtgggccccacttgatcctATAACCTAGGTAAAAGGTCAAGCAGACGCAGAGATGGACGATGATAAGGTTgaacaccatcttcctcaagggataattactctgaatccatggagcttcacTCGATATGCTCACCAGAatagatataaaaaatagaaataaattctaataggTTGGTTGgtggtaaaagaaaaaaaaaacgagtaAATTGTGACTtgatataaatattaaaacttacAATAGTTATAGACTGTCATGATTTatattagacttcatggttttcaattaaaaataattagtatttggcctaaccactttgttctcttaatttttctaagcaattttcatgttggatgcaacttataaaattcaatggatcaaaagttatagtcaaactaaaacttactataaatagtaaaaacacgAAAATAAAAAGTACTTTCAACCATCCATCCGGCGGaatctcctacccaaaatcaaatatgatatgtcaaataactcatttcatTTTACAAGATAAGCTTGCTTTAGGGTTCTGACAATCCCGATCACCTCTGCTTCCCATTAGGTCTtctcttatccatcttggccatgaaagcaCCCACGACCAACTCTACTTCACTTTCCACTTCAAtctcagcttcttcttcttcttcttttcttttttcatgggtACATGTTTTGCCCTACTTGAGTGAATTTTGATAATATTTTAAAAGAGGTGGATTGTTGGCCCACCCACAGTGTAAACATGATCCCGACGGTTAATCTCATGGACCCCAACACAAATTGGCCATGGGCCAAACAAAAGTCACCGATCCGATTATCTTAACCATTTTCTTATccctgtccatcaaatggacggttcagaaaaCTAGTAATCTAAATTCAATGGGCCACGGTCATCCAATGCAATAGAGATGACTATCCAACCAAAAACGTATATTATGTTTATGGGTGTacgcgaaccgagctagctcggttagcttgctcgactcaacttgaaaaagcttgattcaaagctaagttcgagccaaatcaagttgattttttaagctcgaaaatgagtttgagccgggTTCGAGctggcccagctcgactcgactcggatcgaacccaactcgaatcgaactcggatcgaactagttcggtgactcggttactttaataaTGATGTTGCTCActgggtgtttgatgaaatgactcaatgaagtatgGCGAGTGGCAAAGAgcgtatgtatatgaaataaatatcttttttttcttgatttttatcttgcttagaaggtgtttaataaaatacatgAAAACTACTGTTGTTGTTTTATAGAACTCAACTCGATCTTGGCTTAAACTCAGCTCAAATTAGcctgagctgctaaccgaaccgagccgagctagctagtcaagctcgaggaccgaacctagccaagtttgagctaggatcagctagtggctgagccgagtcaagccgaagccagctcgacttggtttgactggtgtacacccctaattatgtTCTGTCTAGCCATGTAGAACCTAcgaaatggacagtctagatcatttttatttttttttgtgttagcttgttagtacaacaCCCTTGTCagcacacacactccatgttagcctcccccgctagggatcgatgccaagaccccAATTGTTGAAACAaagtatctccactcagtctgccagttgagctatggatctgggtgtcagtCTAGATCATGTTGATGTCATGTACGTAGGCCGATCACCACCATTGACGGAAGACTCCATAGGACCCTCTAATTGCATCACATCCGTTCGAAATATTTGTCAATCATCAACTGAGATGCCTTGTGATTTTCAGGTGTTTCTGAGCGGGCACTATGCAGGGGAAGATCTGACACCGAAATTCACCAACGGAGAGCCATGGAAGAAAGTGTTCGGCCCGCTTTTTATATACGTTAACTCGGGGTTCGACGGAACCGATCCACTTGCACTCTGGGAGGATGCAAAATTACAGGTCAGGATTCACCGATGATGATCGATATGTTCATatatctctttttctttgaaaaatatgagcattttttaaatttatagtggTCTAGTTGCACTCGAACACATGGATAGTCCAATTAATCTtgcaatctggaccgttcattatgtCCGGACCGTGCATTATTGGCCAGAAAGAAAAATTAACGCTGATCAGATGGTCTTATCCATCCAATAGCTGGTGCACTTTTCTTTGGCTATTCGTGTGCAAGCAAGAAAAGAGAATATCAGGATCATTTGATCAAAGCATTTCTTTGAAGTAAATTACTATCCATGATGGTCCATatgaaatggatggtcaaaattgttgattggaccctTTTTTTTCGTAAacaatgtggatcgtccatcttATGGACTATActcattggatggttagaattgtccaATTAGTGTTATCTTTTCAGTGTAGCTATCTGCTGGTTGGACAGTCCAAGTTTTAGTATGCAACCATGAGGATCGTTGTAGGCCCGGCCTGACGGCCCAGCTAGAAACATTCAAAATCCTGGCCGAGACCAACCCCATATCGGCCCATTGACAGCACTTATTTTAGTAGCTTTTATCATTGAATTCTTTCTGATGCATAAATATTCACGGTTTGCGTAGACAGTGATGGAGAAGCATATGACTAGTATCTTCACTTTGTTTTTCTTCAACCCAGATGCTGATAGAAGTTGAAAGCTGGCCTTACACTTTCCCAATTTCAGATGATTTCCCAAACTCCGACCAACGGGGCTCCATCAGTGGTAGATTACTGGTCATGGATCGGTATGGATTTTGTTCCTTTCTCAGGATGGGTGctagaaaaggttctatacgagtcgagctcatgggaactccccatgaggtcgagctgtgtgggcgccatcatgatgcgtgtagaacatctactccatcagtcagatgcaccattccatgatgggcccagggcttaaaaatcaagtcaatccgtgacttgtgtggaccacaccacatacaaaagttgagaggggttaccctccattaaaacattcataatcattttttgggcctaccaagatgtggttcacaaatccagcccatccattatgtgtgtcccacttggatgaggggttagaccaagttttagatgcatccaaattttaggtgggccccaccatgtgcttttgtatgttttaggcatgtcttcatatgattttagttggtatggcccaccggagtttcatatatggctgatttttgggatatcccataatttaaaggggacccatcaaatgcacagtgttgatgttagatacacatcatggtagggcccacacagctcgacggtatagaaccttttctatatatatatatatatatatatatatatatatatatatatatagagagagagagagagagagagagagagagagagagagagtaatggtctcctacGAACCATCCCGCAGGATACCTTGGTGCGGTCCAATTCCCACTGCAAGGGGATGGGAATTtcgttcctgtgcaaggatggtgggtgggacccaccgctatgtttgtgagaaatccactccgtccatccattatgtgagctCATTTCATAGAATGCAACAGAAAATCAGGACACCATTTGAGGTTGTGAAAGCCATTCACTTTACGTGAAAGCCGTTTACAACTACACAGTCGTGAAAACCATTCACAGAAGGGGTGGTCCacctctggtgggtcccactattatgCATTAAAAAAATCTACTATGACTATCAAGTAAATGCCTTAGTTTTAGGCCTATGGTTGAAAAACCAAAACCAACCATGATTCAAATGAACCATAAGAATGGAAATAGTATGAGGTTGACACTaaccctccaaattgtttaacTAGTTATGGGCCGCATGtatcatggatgggcctgatttttaagtCATTGACCTAAATTTGTGTCATCTAATGgtttggttggatgacaaataaacattaccatgggcccttggaagttttttatggtaggtGTTCAACCACCAATGTTTCCTGTTGACACTTGAGATgcggatgtgcttcatttttgggtcaatgccctaaaatgagtgggcaatatggatggacggagtggatatataacacatacatcaagatggtccgGATCACAGCCTAACTAAAACTGGTGTTTTAAGGACGCAGTGATGATAGAGACTTCTTCGTTTAAGTCTTTTAATAACACACAACTTTAGCCTCCTCAGGATCACATATTTTCCTTGGAATAGCTCACTTGAAGTAACGATTATGCAGATttttgggccttatggttaaAACAGGGCGACTCACATGAtgatcggggtggatttcaccaaAACATTATGGCCAGCCCCAAAAATGAaccacatccactccatccatccgttcgtTTTTGAGCAAGgatggtgggtgggacccactgctatgtttgtgagaaatccacttcatccatccgtttttcaatctcatttaatgatatgaaacaaaaaaattaggaggattcaacactcaagtgggtcacacgagaggaaacagtgggttttCAACGAGCACCATGGAAACATTCTACTGGCCATAAAAGTATTTTATCAGCCTAAATTTACTATGTTTTTGCTTCATCCAcgtgggaataaccttataagtggtttggattacatataaacatcaaggtggagcctagaaaggtttcaacggtagaaatttctttccccaattttccatctggtgagacccacttgagtttttaatttaaaatgatttttggtcAAAAGTAATGTAATGacctcacaaaacggatggagtggatttctcacaaacataacggtgggtcccacccaccttctCATGTGAAAGGCTTTATAAGGAAATCCACGTTCCTCTTGCGGTGGGaatttggaccacaccaaggtATCCTACGGTATGGTTCACAGGATACcattactaatatatatatatatatataacacctcgggttttcaggggccgtgtaagaactcggctcccgaattcccaggtgTCATAGGTGCCCTAATAGGCTTTAGATTTTaaatacatttggatgatctcataaacaataaAAAGTTTAGCAATGCATGAATcataagtaagtcataaaacAGTATCAAGTACCACTAATTATAAAAGTATCAAACCCATAAATCTAAAATCAACTAAATAGGGAACTAGGTCCCACCCATATatgacccaaagtgactagagcccTAGCGCATACCCCACGGTAGCCCAAATTCTGACTAGAAGGATCCGTCGAAAGTCTGGAAGTAGAGAAGCTCATCttccctatccatgctcacctcaCTCAGCTCGTCGAGcaccgcctcacctgcatctagtaaagggtctggttggtttttaaaacaccgtcctagactgagagtgagtagctaactcagttgttactattagccttaagttaaaACAAGCATTAATTATATGattaatttaatgaaagacatacattcacaaatcactaactagtcttgttaatttatatgcatgtattatgatatgatgcatgacctcacaacaacactccctcgagcgatttcatctcacggtcacgcatgaccaacactccctcattgcgacctcaactgccgagtcgccaaataCTAGcgaatgcgatgcatgaataatgttagccgagtatttaattaatttcgttcatccagtagattggaaaaactgatacaccccacgtatcattgccctcaactggttgcgagggcaaggcccctcaacgtgcaaggccaggaccccacgatccttgatctcatcgggttccccatctccgatttcaagcacatggggagtgctgagaagagggatcgctcgcggtcactacggggaggctagtcaccccagcgtaggccgacagctcggacacagtgtctcattccaccatgctcggctctcaAGTCTGTGGATCGATTTCGAATGGTTATTAATAGGCTTCAGTGGTTAaagggtgttccagattccatacaGGCGTGAGTAGATAGGGTTAACAaatatggttggtcagtaagtggactAGACCATGCGAGTTCAGGCCAGTACACGACGGACaacatcgagtacaagcgacccatataGTCCAACTACAGTCGCCCATTTGCATCTACCCAAACCCAATGGTTTATCCACAGGATGGTCCTACTAACAGGACCATCTTCTCCCGCCTCAATTTCTTAACCAACTtaggttgatggtattcaataacacttcaacgAATCAGAATTCAGCATCTAACACAAGTGATGTCATGTACTCATACATCAAACatataaattcagatttttctacaatTGCAACTACTaataataatatgaaataaatgtgtatgtgtgttgtgtggggctAACGAAGGGATCAAGAGCTATACATGATTCATAgtacaaacatacaacaaggattaatgtaagcacaaacatacaataaggattttatgcaatcatacatgccacaaggaaggttatactaGAATCACATATGAGATAAACATGTCACTCTtcaaatcaagcccaatcatgttgaagaacaaataactaacacttaaccatttcatgggatttagggggacctatcatgtagggccttgactaggttctctctagattactcaagcacatcatcctaacattcataatcattaaactcatagtagAATTGGTGtcaggccacctaaggataatagtctgcatcTTGTGACGAATCGCTCGATCCATGGCGCCCGTAGGGTTATGGTGTTAAGAAATCATTATTAAAATGTCCAAATAAGCATACAAGTTTGTAAGAATTGAAAGAAATTTAAtccaagacctaaacctacaaacataactccACACTTACATTTAATCATCGtcgaatcgacaccaatgaaagacaatgttgctatagaggagatgagagggtgaaggtgcacaaaccctcatgctttcaagctctccctctctctttctcttctttctctctttctccatttttttttctaagtcaaattcgtatggggaaagggggtgcccaaatgaggccattTTATAATACCAAATTTGGTGTAAACGACtccaagggttgggtttttactatactagccctatgggagggtctttctaacatTTGAGGCCCACTATAAGGCGTAATATTAATATACAccgtaagatagttagccctaacgataatctatgtatggatatgatcggtccGCCATTTGAAtgtgccgatcgacagatataatTAGAAGTCTGCTCAACAGTTACCGATAGTCAATTGGGgtcgcgactatacggatataagtaggaaaatatccttactccacgtgtaaaGTTTGGTTATAAACCgatggtccaaaatcctcaactttgcataagagtggacgacccaattcacttaagtttcagtttcttcctttagggtatttgcacttctcatgcactcgtcctttagctcaagttgagcggttctggacagtacccaggtccgactcctgcaatggacgtcaagcccaataagacgaacattattctatagttttggaactagtggcctactAACGAGCGATCtaaagcttgttcggaaaatcggggcatttctggaataaattaggtattgagatttctcatggataatgatttgggtttggattaactatgttcatagtgtgacttatttataagtagtgaaagtgcagatttggtcatgtttactctaaaccgtcggctTTAGGCCAAAAGAGTAACggagttgatttggtctattagtcaagatctgggccttatctgactcgacttaggttagatctttaatttagttatgattgtcttgattcgttagcgatgggtcggttagatttgggtcctatgtgagtaaatcatggggctaaacttgatgtttaagtaatcggatggattcgttggcttcctacaattgattaatcggacttgtgcggttttttactggtaccacccatgtataaactaacattgagtgctaatagtcagtaagtgatattataagttaattacaaaaaaaaaattcaaggatcttTGGAAATCcgaaacagtgaaaatccaaagcgttacaatatatatatatagtaatggttCGCAAGGAATTTATGTACAAGCCTTCATGTAAGCCGTAAGATGATAAGAGCGGCTGGGATTTAGTTGTATTGAGAAAGGGAAAGTCTTCAAAAAAAACTCTCTTACACTCGCAGATGCAAAAGCTTGAacggattctgtgtggggcccactatgatatttgtgataaatccaacccgtccatccatttttcgaaatcattttaggacatgcgaccaaaaatgaggaggatccaaaaataaaatgagccacatgagaggaaacagtggggatttagtgaccaccgttgaaacattcatatggctacaaaagttttgtatcaatttaTGTTCCTAGTGTTTTCATTttatctcagtgaaaatgaccttataatgggtttggatggaatataaacaccaaggtgaagcctacgaaggtttcaatggtaagcattcctttccccactgttttatctcgtacggcccacttgaattttggatcctcctcatttttggtatagtgttctaaaatgatatctaaaaaacaaatggacgggttgaatttcacacaaagatcagagtggaccccacacagaatcctttcGCGTGATCTTCATGAgaaaggctttagtaggaaatccgtATCTCTGGGTTTGGGAAACgtactggctactcccccgccatcGGCTaatggcgggtggtcggtgctatgtggaccccaccatatcaCTGACCACccattgagattgggatataccccattttggtctcataccatatcACCAACCACCAGTTGAGGTTGtaatataccccatttttggtctcatactataaaatgatctagaaaaataggtagacgatatagataaaacacatatatcatggtgggcatcGAGTAACTCAAAATCGTATATGGTACATTGAGTAGctcattttggtttgcgagatatgcctgttttaaggctCTCATGATCTTGATGACTCCTgcttctgatcgggccttctttgatccatcttggacatgaaagtatccatgacccgctctacatcaagtaCCCATGTGATGGGGTGGGTGCAAGGGTGTGTattaaaaacaagaagaaaaaaataaaaatagtgccCGGTATGTTTTCATTTCAGCCCTAAGATTTTTCTTTTCCTAGCATGAGCCTAACAACCATGCATTTCTTACTTAGGTTCCTTAGCGAAGATAATATATCTGCGGACTGTGCTTATGTGGGCCTTGCTTTGCCTGGAGACGTAGGATCATGGCAAAGAGAATGCAAGGTCTCTCTCGGCCATGgggttttttttctctctctttctttccttttacaAGTTCTTGTAAGTGATATGATCGATGAAGTATGGCATGCTGATGGGCATGGATTAGGGTACTTGAACGTTGGTGTAATGAAATAAGAGCGTGTCTCAATAGCAGTTGAATACGATGGACCGCCGTGTAATCCAACAATGCCATTCTCAATGTCGTAAAATATGGGCGCCGGAGGGCCTATTTCATTCTTGGGCCTGACCAACGGCTCAATCTAGATTGGCCCATTCACAGAACTGATGAGATGGATTAGGTATTATGCCATTTCAGGGTGTATCTTACAGTGTTCTGTTTTCAGGGCTACCAGTTTTGGAGTAGAGCTGACTCAGGTGGGTTTTTCTCCATCAACGACATCCGGACCGGAGACTATAATCTCTATGCATGGGTGCCAGGTTTTATAGGAGATTACAGAAACGATGGGATCATTACCATCACCGAAGGTTAGCATGCGAGAGATTTATGGGCAGCAACTGTAGGATTtggaaaagtggggcccatggttcatggatctaaaccattgatatgTTGGGATCACTGTAGATTGAAGATCATCACTCTTTGATATTTGGCCTTTCTCTCTTTTGAGTTTACACCACGGCTTATATCTAATTTTCTTCTGTGTGTTCTTAAGACATAACATAAGATGGTTCAGATCTTTgaatattggatatccaccatccttggtgaggcccattatttcaatagtttggatcaacagaccttgggccccacatgcacataATCCTACTCTTGATTGAGAGGCCGATCCACTACAAAAATCTGGTGTTTAGCCTAACCTACAACacgatgtgtgggtcccactgagatgtatgcatgacatccaatctgttcatcactTGTCCGCTCTCATGTTATCCTTGTCTCCAAAAACTGGGCCATAACAtataaaatcatgcttaaaatctctaaaatgtggagtggtccacctgagtttttgaatgGCTGGATTTATGGTTTGTCCCTTGATTGTGGTGGATCGCATCTTCTGAATGGAGTGGATGGCATATATGAAACAAAGTGCCCACGCTCAAACTATCCAGAAGGTTTTTAACAGTCGGTGTCCCCATCCCAACTTTtccctatggtgtgacccacttgaacttATGATCGCCCTAATTTTTCGGTTCCAAGGAGTACCAAAGGGTtcgaacatgatggacggattggatttcacgaacacatcacagtgggccccacacagtgtTGTAGATTAGCTTAACCAACAAAACTTAGTGGATCCGACCTCTGTTCCAATGACGCATTTGCTGATGAGTAAGACCCTTGCAACTCCTAGCTTTACTTCTTGCTTCTGTTTGATTTACCTAATGAGTGGTGAGGATTTTCCAGTAAGCATGGCTTATATAAAGTTTCAATGGTCTTTTGTTTGATGCAACTTATTCTTTTTTAACATTGAAATCAGGATGTGATATTGACCTGGGTGATCTGATATATGAACCACCTAGAGATGGTCCCACATTGTGGGAGATCGGCGTCCC contains:
- the LOC131229565 gene encoding uncharacterized protein LOC131229565 isoform X3, yielding MNNFIWTVVIETMDTQVVINNGILQVTLSKPDGIVTGIRYNGIDNLLEVRNEEFNRGYWDVYWNEPGGPGIFDVIRGTSFEVILEDENQVEVSFTRTWDPSLKGTLIPLNIDKRFIVLRGSSGFYSYAIYEHLQGWPDFSLAETRIAFKLRKDKFHYMAISDDRQRIMPMPDDRDPPRGQPLAFKEAVRLINPINPDLQGEVDDKYQYSCENKDIKVHGWICSDPPVGFWNITPSDEFRTGGPLKQNLTSHVGPTTLSVFLSGHYAGEDLTPKFTNGEPWKKVFGPLFIYVNSGFDGTDPLALWEDAKLQMLIEVESWPYTFPISDDFPNSDQRGSISGRLLVMDRFLSEDNISADCAYVGLALPGDVGSWQRECKGYQFWSRADSGGFFSINDIRTGDYNLYAWVPGFIGDYRNDGIITITEGCDIDLGDLIYEPPRDGPTLWEIGVPDRSAAEFFVPDPNPMYVNKLYINHPDKFRQYGLWERYADLYPNEDLVYTVDVSDYQKDWFYAQVTRFDSMTQKPIALTLQLD